AGGAGCTGAAAATATATAGTAATACATAAACGTAAAACATTATTGCTGCCTGAATTTAACTTTTGCTGACTGGATCCAcagacaagaaagagaaataccAAATACAACTAACTCAACTCTTTATTTTTGACGAAACCGATTTCTTTCATTCAGTTCATACTACGCGTCCACATTGTGCCTCCAAAAATATTTGCCCTTGTAACTGAATGCTCAGAAAGGCTAAGCAATCTGCCCAAGGTCCCCTGGCAATCCACCCAGAGATGTGAGTCACTCTTAAGGTTGGATTTAATACAAATGTTTGAAGGACGTAGCAACGGTCCAGCTGTCCTAAGGAAGCAAAATGCTAAGTGCTCCGATGCGACGACCGGAGGACAAGGTTCGCGGACCAACCACAGGAACTTCCGGGTTTTAAAGATCCTGGCGCCAAGTTCAGGGCGTTGGCCGCGCAGGACGAGGCGCCCCGTGACGTCCTGCTCTTCCAATGACCTTCAGGCCTACGGAGACGTCGGAGAACGGAAGTTCTCTGCCTGTGTGCTGGTTGGTTGCGCTTTGAGGCCGGCCCCGCCTCCCATCTTCCGGTCTTCTCAAAAGTCGCTTAGCTCTTCGCTGGTTGTCAAACGTCCGGAGGCCGAGCGGTCGCGTACCTAGGATGCCGCGTGGAAGCCGAAGCCGCACCTCCCGCATGGCCCCTCCGGCCAGGTGAGACCATCGCAGGGTTTGAGACCAAAGCGCGGCCGTCTGGACCCTACTGGGGCAATGACGCAGAGGGAGGCCGCGGGCGGGGGCGAACCAAGGTCGGCTGCGGCGTGGGCTCGCCTAGGCCAGGCGGGGGTAAATTGAACGTAAAGCGTATGTTAGGGGAGTGTGAGGAGGGAATTCACTTACGGAAAAAGCTTCCTATCCAAACAACGGGAAAGGCATAACGTTATGGCCAAATGGTAGGAAGGCATAAATATTGACCTAGCCTGATTTCGGGGAAAAGAGCACCCAAGGAAATGATCCGGAAATGGTCAGAGGGAGTGTGATAcatatgaagatttttaaatatgtgcaggACACAACTAGCCTTTTGTTATTTGAGAAGGGGTCTCGAAATTGTTGAAAGCATCTGAATGTTGAACAGATGAGGAATAGTTGAAGTTACTTTTGGTATAATAGTTCAGACGAGTCACTTTGGCCAGTCTTGTTTTGTAATGTGTAAAATGAAGGAATTGGACTAGATTATTTCCTCAGTTGACCATCTTTAGGTCTTAATTagaatgtttatttatattttgagtcagagtcttaactcaggctgtagtgcagtgacgtaatcatggctaactgcagccttgacttcctgggctcaagctattctctcacctcagcctccagagtagctgggactacaggcatgcgccacctgtGCACCACACCTGGCGGCTTTATTctactttatattttagtagagacagggtctcattatgtggccctggctggtctcaaagtcctggcctcaaatgatcctttcGCCTCCACTTCCCtaatcactgggattacaggcaagagccaccacttAGCAGCCTATGTTAATTATTTGATCCCTAACATGTAAACTCCATGAATGCAGAGATTTTTGTCTCTTGTTCACAGTTACATTACCAGCGCCTTGTAGTTACCTaatacttgaatgaatgaatcctgtAAGAATCTTTCTAACTTTTAGTAGTCTGTATTTCTTATGACATGTTGGATATGTCTTTAAAGATACTGTGGGCTATGCGAATACATGGAAATGGttgcaaagaagcagaaaaaactaGTATGTCCTAGGCTATTACTATTATAAGAAAAGATTAAagtgaccgggtgtggtggctcacggcctgtaatcccaacactttgggaggtcgaggcgggtggatcacttgaggtcaggagttcgagaccagcctggccaacatggtgaaactctatctctactagaaatacaaaaattagccaggtgtggtggtgcgagcctgtaatcccagctacttgggaagtggaggcaggagaatggattgaacccaggaggcagaggttgcagtgagatgggatcgtggcactgcactccagcctgggcatcagagtgaggccctgtctcaaaaaaaaaaaaaaaaaaaaaaaaaaaattaggccgcgcgcggtggctcaggcctataatcccagaactttgggagcccgcggcgggtggatcacctgaggtcaggagcttgagaccagccatgGTCaccatagtgaaacctcgtctctaccaaaaatacaaaaaattagccggacgtggtggcgggtgcctgtaatcctagctactcggaaggctgaggcaagagaatcgcttgagtctgggaggcggaggttgcaatgagctgagattgcgccattgaactccagcctgggcaacaagagcaaagctccatctcaaaaaaaaaaaaaattgaagagagaaaatgatgtaaataatttgaaatgaaaatcttGAGGTCCATTTTAATATGTAAGTTATTTTAAGTTGACAATTCCCAGAACTGGTTGGAATTGGGAACttgatatgtttttttcttttctttcacagccGGGCCCCTCAGATGAGAGCTGCACCCAGGCCAGCACCAGTCGCTCAGCCACCAGCAGCGGCACCCCCATCTGCAGTTGGCTCTTCTGCTGCTGCGCCCCGGCAGCCAGGTCTGATGGCCCAGATGGCAACCACTGCAGCTGGCGTAGCTGTGGGCTCTGCTGTGGGGCATACACTGGGTCACGCCATTACTGGgggcttcagtggaggaagtaatgcTGAGCCTGCGAGGCCTGACATCACTTACCAGGTGGGAATTTAGGCAGCATTTCCTTTCCATGGGTGGATTTTATGAGAAAACCCAGACGTTTATAAATTCCTTATGTGTAGGAATTGTCTTTGATTTTAGAACCCACTGTGCTGTTAATAGACAATGGGTTTTAAAGCCACATTTGGCCATTGAGTTGCCTTAGGCCAGCACCAACAAGTACTGTACAAATTGTATTTCTTCCCAAGGAGTAGACTTACAACAGTCCACTTGACTCACTGTAAAACAACCACTTTTCCCTTTGAATATTTCATCCCAGTGACACTTCCTACTAATCCTGTCTTGGATCTTAGTTAACGAATCAAAAATCTCACATAGCTCTGTGCTCTTTTACGTGATGTTTGCCATTACccatctttctgatgtgtgtgggTTTTCTAGTCTAATGAGCATAGATGTGTATACTCTTGTATTTCCAGTGTGCTTGAAACTGCTCCATCCATTTTTCCTCCCTGAAGCTTCAGTAAACTAGTCTTGATAACAAGATAACAATTCCACTTTATTTGCATCTTTAATTATGAATCTTTCTGGTTGTAATTGGAATTTTGTTAAAACTGTTGGCTTtcagcttttaaatattttcacttttggctgggcacggaggctcatgcctataatcccagcacattgggaggctgaagtgaggggattgcttgagcctagaagtttgagaccaggctgggcaacatagcacaaccctgtcttcactaaaaatatttatttaaattcttcttttttggaggtggactctcactctgtcatccaggctctaccacccaggttcaagcgattctcctgcctcagcctcccaagtagctgggattacaggtgcctgccaccacacccggataatttttgtatttttagtaggcacggggtttcaccatattggccaggctggtttcaaactcctgacctcaagtgattcaccttcctcggcctcccaaagtgttggaattacaggcgtgaaccaccacgtttggcctaaaatattttttaagtgaatgaagatttaaatgttttcattttccatgtTAATAGATGGGAACTTTAATTTGCATCTGGTGCTAGTTCCATTTTCTGTTAACCTCAAAGAGGATGGATACTCTTCATTGTCTAGGCATAAGTATGATTTTGTTTCTCAGCAATGTTTAATGTTTTGCCTTCGCAGGAGCCTCAGGGAACCCAGCcatcacagcagcagcagccttgCTTCTATGAGATCAAACAGTTTCTGGAGTGTGCCCAGAACCAGGGTGACATCAAGCTCTGTGAGGGTTTCAGTGAGGTGCTGAAACAGTGCCGACTTGCAAACGGTAGGTGATTTGTCCAATTTACATCTGCTTAATTCACAGTGGAATTCCTGGATCCTGTAGAACTTAGGGGAATCTgtgtttaataaattaataaattagagaAGACTTTGTTGAAATTTCTCTAGAATTAACTCCTAACAACTGGGCCAGAGGTTTCTAGTCATTTTTATGagtaattttctgaattttcttcctttagaaggtataggccaggcacagtggctcacgcttgtaatcccagcactttgggaggccaagacgggtggatcacctgatgtcgggagtttgaggccagcctggctaacatggcaaaaccccatctgtactaaaaatacaaaaaattagctgggtgtggtggcaggcatctgtaatcccagctactcaggaggctgaggcaggagaattgcttgaacccgggaggcggaggttgcagtgagccaagatcccgccactgcactccagcctgggcaacagtgggagactccgtctcaaatttaaaagaaagaaaaaaggtataaATCAGCATGCCAGATCTTACTGTGATTACTGGATGTAAGTGACCTTCTAGCCTTAAGGCTGTGAATATAAGATTAGATTCTGTTTTCACCAAAATCCAGGAATAGACAAAAAGACTGATACCTGGTATCTGTACCTCATTGAGTGAAAGGAGTTAATTAAATTCCTCAGGGGAACTCTTGAGATTTAGGGTGTCTTGTTAGTTGTAGGATGCCTTCAGTAGCTTACAAACAAAACCATAACCTTCCTGGAACcgagcactctggaaggccaaggtgggaggattgcttgagtccaggagttcgagaccagcctgggcaacatagcaagacctcatctcttttttatcaaaaaaaaaaaaaaaaaaaaaaaaaaaagccatagccTTGGCCTTGTGTTGCTGCTTTCATAATTTGGAAGGCTTCTGTTTTATTGAGTATATGAAGCTAGCACTCTTCTAACTTAATCTTTTCTGTTTGCAGGATTGGCCTAATGAAGAAGTTCAACCTGGAGAGATGGAAAATCAGCTCTCATAACTAAGTTAATTTAGtataaaaatagaattgataGTGGGGGTATAAAGTGTAACCATCAGTTAAACCTTTCCTGTCATTCCTAGCTTCCTTGCTTCAGAATTGAAATGGAAGTGGGGGTGTCCCTACTCTGTAGAATCTGGGACTGGGCAAATCTTTGTGTGGCCTCCTTAAACTAGCtgttatgattttattctttgtgaGTTAATTAGAATAAAGTCATTTTCCTCCAAGATATGGTTCATTTAGTCTATAGTCTCTGGTTATGAAATTAGCATCCTCCCAGATCTGACAGCTCCCTGAGGGGTTATATAAGAAGTAGCTCACTTGCAAACATAACATGCTGCTCAATTCAGAGGTTCTAGGTGCTGTGGGTCTGGAGTTACGTAAGCTGAGCAGTAGCAGGAAACTCtgcttaaaatattgtttaaagcTGTGCGtgctggcatatgcctgtaatcccagctacttgggagactgaggcgggagaattgcctgaacccaggaggcacaggttgcagtgaactgagaccatgccactgcactcactgacagagcaagactctgtctcaagaaaaaaaaaaaaaatacattgttttaatCAGGTGAATGATAAAGGAAACAGGAATAGGTCTATTTGGGGTGGGTTCCCCGTGGCTAGGTCAGCACTGCATGTCACTATTCCTCTACTGTTTCCAGGCAAGCTTGTGCAACCcagcttttgttctgttttcGGCTTTTAGCAGCCTGGAGTCatagtttctgtctctagtggTAAGTGGAAAAGAGGGATAAGGAAGGGGTTTTACTGGCCTAACCATAAACTAACTAAACCCATGACTGTATTCTCTCCCTTGGACGCCCCTGATTGAAGATAAAAAACCATTCTTAATATATGCAGTTCCCCTGAAGGTGCTTTTCCTCTGCTTAAGGTGTTGTAGCCTCCTCTTCCTAAAACACTCAGGCTAACTGCCATCCCCCACTCCGTGCTAGGGAAGAACTTTAAGGGGATGGAATTCAATTTGGAGTAGACCACTTTTTTCATGTCAGATGGGTAATGTGTCAGTGCAACCAGTTTTGAGGGAGGCACACTTCATGAGCATGAAAACCTAATCATCACACTTAACTACAAAAGGATcagcaggtcttttttttttttttataaaaagtgaGCAGCAGagatggtttcactgtgttgactaggctggtatagaactcctgacctccatgggttctgttttctgatttttttcctgagtTTCAGAGCCCTACATCACTGCCAGGTGAGTGAGATGCTGGTGATTGAGGGAATTAGCCAGTTGCTGTCTTGCCTCCTATCAGCTGTGTTCCTGGAGTGCCTAAACATTCAGTTCCTGAAAGAGGCTCTCTTTCAGAAAGAGGGCCTCAGCACAGTTCACTCCTGGCCAGTCCCCCGGCATATTCCCTCTTGGGTTTATAGAAGACACTTTTGCTCATTTTCCTGGAGGCTCGGGACCTCTGTGAGTCTGTAGTGTTAATGCTCAGATGTCCCTCGTGTCCAGGTGTAGTGGTGATTCAAATAAATTGAatcaaagaaaaatgatgaaatgCAAGCATGACTGGCCAGGGCTACTCCCTGGTAGGAGTCATTGCTACAAGGAGAAAGGTGTGGAATAATCCTCTAGGTGCACTGGCCTTTTGCCCTAAGGTCAGAAAGGATTTTGTGATGCATTCATTGATTGTCGAGTCAGCGCTCCAATTCCCTGAGTTCGGTGTCCATGGATTCAGCCAATCGAGGATTGAGAATATTTGAAGTCtgtgcaacaaagtgagatccctacaaaaaataaatcagccaggtgcagtagcatgcacctgtagtcccagccactagggaggccgaggtggggggatcgcaGAAGCccagttcaaggttgcagtgatctatgatcacgccactgaactccagcccagagtgagaccctgtgtcaaaataattttttgaaaaaattcatgGTCACTTCTGTAGGAAACGTAGACTATTTTCCTTgtcattccctaaacaatacagtgtaacaactatttacatccCGTTTACATTAtactaggtattataagtaatctagagatgatttaaagtatacagcaggatatgcataggttatatgcaaataatgtggcattttatataagggacgtGAGCATCCGTGGATTTTTGTTATCCATAGGAGCCTTGGAACCAATCACCTGAAGATACCTTATAAACCAGCAAGAGTCAAATCTGTAGCTTAGAAATGTGAGGGAGAAAATAGGTTTTTAACGgtaaattaggccaggcgcagtggctcatgcctgtaatcccagcacgttgggaggctgaggagggcggatcacctgagttcaggagttcgagaccagcctagctaacatggtgaactctcatctctactaaaaatacaaaaattagcagggcatggtggtgggtgcctgtaatcccagctacttgggaggctgaggcaggggaattgcttgaacctgggaagcagaggttgcagtgagatgagattgcgccactgcactccagcctgggcaacagagcaggaccgtctcaaaaaaaaaaaaaattagccaggcctggtggcacacgcctgtagtctcagctactcaggctgaggcaaggagaattgcttgaaccctggatgcagtgagccaggatcgtgctactgcactccagtctgggtgacagagtgagactcttctcaaaaaaaaaaaaaagcaaattagacctggcacagtagctcacgcctgtgatcccagcacttcgggaggctgaggtgggcagataacctgaggtcaggagttcaagaccagcctggctaacatggtgaaaccccatctctactaaaaataaaaataaaaatagccaggtgtggtgacgttaatcccagctactcaggaggctgaggcaggagaatcgcttgaacccaggaggcagaggttacagtgagccaagattgtgccattgcactccagcctgggctacaagagtgaaactctgtccccaaaaaaaaaaaacaattgctgGCCATGGTGTTGCCcgcttgtggtctcagctattcaggagcctgaggcgagaggatctcttgagtccaagaggtcaaggctgtagtgagccatgtttgcgccactgtactgcagcctgggcaacagagcaagaccctgtataaaaagcaaaaaaaaaaaaaaaaaaaagctaagttaAAGAGTTCCAGGTATTTAAAACCTTGTAGATTTTGTGTTTCAATGTGTTGCATTTCAGTAAGTTGGAGGCTTTTATGCTTAGCACTCATTCCCTGAAGTCTTTTTCAGCTCTTTTGTATgtaaacaattcaacaaaaattttcCCCAAAGTGGAAGAAACAGATGgtcagcattattattattattttttatttttgggacagagtctagcattattattattattattattattattattattattattattatttttgagacggagtctagctctgttgccaggctggagttcagtggtgcgatctcggctcactgcagtgcctcccgagttcaagcaattcacctgcctcagcctcctgagtagttggacttcatgtgccactgtacccagttaatttttgtatttttagtagagacagggtttcaccatgttggacagggtggtctcaatctcctgaccccatgatctgcccacctcggcctcccaaagtgctgggattacagatgtgagccaatgcacccagccagATGGTCAGCATTATAAGGAAATGCTGGCGCCCACAACATCCGGGGTTAATCTAGGCTCTCCGACTCACCTACTTGGCAACCTTGACCAAGTCACAATCTCTCTAAAATTGGCTTAATACCAGGGTTTTGTTGTCCAAGTGAAACTGTATGACGTGCTTTGTAAAATGTGTCTCAATTAGGTATCTGTGGTCGAGTGTGGgttctcacgcctgtaatcccagcactttgggaggaccaaaacaggaggattgcttaaacccagaactttgagaccagtctaggcaacatcgtgagacccctatcccttgttattttattttttatttatttatttattttttttttgagacagagtctcgctctgtcacccaggctggagtgcagtggcgcgatctcggctcactgcaacctctgcctcccgggttcaagcgattctcctgcttcaacgtccagagtacctgggactacaggcacccaccaccacgccggactaatttttgttttgtttgtttgtttgttttttgagacggagtctcgatctgttgcccaggctggagtgcagtggcgcaatctcggctcactgcaagctccacctcccgggttcacgccattctcctgcctcagcctcctgagtagctgagactacaggcacccgccaccatgcccggctaatttttttgtattttcagtagagacgaggtttcaccgtgttagccaggatggtctcgatctcctgacctcgtgatccgcccgcctcggcctcccaaagtgctgggattacaggcatgagccaccacgcccagcctaatttttgtatttttagtagagatggggtttcaccatgttggccaggctggcctcgaactcctgacctcaggtgatccgcccacctcaggctcccgaagtgctgggattgcaggtgtgagccactgcacacagctcccatctctattttaaaaattaaaaatacatacaaaattaaaaacagccaggtgccatggcacacgcctgtagtcccaactactcaggaggctgaggcaggggaatcacttgaatttgggaggcggaggttgtagtgagacaagatctcaccactgcactccaccctggcaacagagggagacgacatctcaaaaaaaaaaaaaaaaaagaaagaaaaaaattaaaaacatatctgTGGGCTCAGATCATGGGTAAAGCACTGTCTCCCCTACGTTCACCCCCCGCCATCAATTTGGAATATTAGGAGTTTGGAAAAAGGTAGTTTTAGAATGAGAGGGAACAATGAAAACTAAGTGTCCACTGTGTGTGCCTGCGTGTTGCACAGTGCTGCCAGTTTTGTCAACTCCCTGTAAGGTAGAATCATACTGACGAGGACGCTGGCAGGAAGTTGCATGCACCAAGAGACCATATGTTTTTCCTGGCGTATGAAACTCCTCACAATAGAAACTGCAGGCTGAAAATGAAATGGGTAAGaaaggttctttaaaaaaataaaaatagggccgggggtggtggctgacacctgtaatctgagcactttgggaggccaaggcaggtggatcacgaggtcaggggttcaagaccagcctgaccaacatggtgaagccccgtctctactaaaaacacaaaaatcagctgggtgtggtggcgtgtgcctatagtcccagctactcaggtggctgaggcaggagaatcgcttgaacctgggaggcggaggttgcagtgagccaagattgcgccactgcactccagcctgagtgacagagtgagactctgtctcaataaataaataaataaataaaataataaaagtaaaaagccgggcatggtggctcatgcctgtaatcccagcactttgtgaggctgaggcaagcagatcacctgaggtcaggagttggagaccagcctgttcaatatggtgaaaccctgtctctactacaaatacaaaaattagccaggcatggtggcaggcatctataatcccaggtactcaagaggctgaggcaggagaatcgcttgaacctgggaggcagaggttgcagtgaaccgagatcgtgccattgtactccagcctgggcaacaagagtgagactccatctcaaaaaaaaagaaatacaaaaattagccgggcatggtggcttgcgactgtaatcccagctactcgggaggctgaggcaggagaatcacttgaacccgaggcggaggttgcagtgagccgagatggcaccactgcagtccagcctgtgcaacagagcaagactccatctcaaaaaaataaaataggccaggtgtggtggctcacgcctataatcccagcattttgggaggctgaggcaggcggatcacgaggtcaggaattcgagaccagcctggccaacatggtgaaaccccatctctactaaaaatacgaaaattagccgggcgtggtggcgcatgcctgtaatcccagctactcgggaggctaaagcaggagaatcatttgaacctgggagacggaggttgcagtgagccgagaccatgccactgcactccagcctgggtgacagagcgagactctgtctcataaaaataaaaaaataataaaaataaaaggccgggcatggtggctcacgcctgtaatcccagcactttgggaggccgaggcgagtggatcatctgaggtcaggagttcgagaccagccaagttaatatggtgaaatcctgtctttactagaaatacaaaaattagctgggtgtggtggcaagcatctgtaatcccaggtactcaggaggctgaggcaggagaatcgctggaacctgggaggcggaggttgcagtgaggcgagattgcgccattgcactccagcctgggcaacaagagcgagactccatcccaaaaaaaagggccaggcacggtggcttacgcctgtaatcccagcactttgggaggtcgaggctggtggatcacctgaggtcaggagttcgagaccagcctgaccaacatggagaaaccccgtctctactaaaaatacaaaattagccaggtgtggtggcacatgcctgtaatcccagctacttgggaggctaaggcaggagaattgcttgaacccgggaggtggatgttgcagtgagccgagatcatgccattgcactccagcctgggcaacaagagcaaaactctgtttcaaaaaaaaaaaaaagaaagaaatacaaaaattagctgggcatggtggcttgcgcctataatcccagctactcgggaggctgaggcagtagaatcgcttggaccccagaagcagaggttgcagtgtgccaagattgcaccactgcactccagcctgggcaacagagcgagactccatctcaaaaaaataaaataggccgggtgtggtggctcacgcctgtagtctcagcactttgggaggccaaggcgggtggatcacctgaggtcaggagttcgagaccagcctggccaacatggcgaaaccccatctgtactaaaaatacaaaaattgctcgatgtggtggtgggcacctgtaatcccagctacttgggaggctgaggcaggagaatcgcttgaacatgggaggctgaggttgcagtgagccgagatcgtgccactgccctccagcccaggcaacagagcaagactccgtctcaataaaataaaataaataaaacacatgaataattttaaaaacccacacaTCTGATGTAAGATTAaaggaaggtttttttgttttgagacagggtctccctttgtcaccctggctggagtgcagtggcatgacttcggctcactgcaacttccgttttccaggtttaagtgattctcctgtctcagactcctgagtagctgggattacaggtgcgcactaccacgcctggctaatttttgtattcttgatAGAAatagggtttcgtcatgttgtccaggctagtctcgaactcctgacttcaggtgatccacccgcctcggcctcccaaagtgctgggattacaggcatgagccactgtgcctggccttaaaggAAGGCTTTTTAGATGAAATTATAGAGGGTAGATCAGAGGTGGATTCCTGCAGGGGAAGGTcccttattgattgattgattcagactgagtctctgttgctcaggctggagtgcagtggcatgatcatagctcactgaagccttgacctcccaggctcaagtgatcctccccactaagcctcttgagtagctgggaccacaagtgcgtgccactacacctg
This DNA window, taken from Pongo pygmaeus isolate AG05252 chromosome 6, NHGRI_mPonPyg2-v2.0_pri, whole genome shotgun sequence, encodes the following:
- the CHCHD2 gene encoding coiled-coil-helix-coiled-coil-helix domain-containing protein 2 isoform X2, with product MPRGSRSRTSRMAPPASRAPQMRAAPRPAPVAQPPAAAPPSAVGSSAAAPRQPGLMAQMATTAAGVAVGSAVGHTLGHAITGGFSGGSNAEPARPDITYQEPQGTQPSQQQQPCFYEIKQFLECAQNQGDIKLCEGFSEVLKQCRLANGRIGLMKKFNLERWKISSHN
- the CHCHD2 gene encoding coiled-coil-helix-coiled-coil-helix domain-containing protein 2 isoform X1, coding for MPRGSRSRTSRMAPPASRAPQMRAAPRPAPVAQPPAAAPPSAVGSSAAAPRQPGLMAQMATTAAGVAVGSAVGHTLGHAITGGFSGGSNAEPARPDITYQEPQGTQPSQQQQPCFYEIKQFLECAQNQGDIKLCEGFSEVLKQCRLANGLA